DNA sequence from the Sediminibacillus dalangtanensis genome:
GAAAGGAGATTTATGTGGAACAACTAATCAAAGAGAAGTTGGCTGCTATCGGCGACTCGTCAACCGTAAACACCATACGTCAGGTAGGCGGAGGTGATATCAACCAGGCATACTATGTGCGTACACAGGAACGGGAGTACTTTATCAAGGGGAACAACAATATCCCCCCGCACTTTTTCCGTGTTGAAGCAAAAGGCCTTCGCTCCATTAAAGAAACGAATACAGTAGCCGTGCCGGAGGTGCTTGATTACGATGAACCGGAAAAAGGGAAGACCGGTCTGCTTGTGATGGACTGGATTGCAGGAAACCCCTCCAGGAAGACGACAGAACAGCTTGGCAGAAAGGTTGCGGCAATGCACCAGCATCAGAACAGCCAACATGGATTTTCCGAAGACACGTTTATCGGGACGCTGCCACAGCCTAATGGATTGTATGATAATTGGCTCACTTACTACCGTGAGCAACGGCTAGAGCCACAGTTCCATACCGCTGTCTCGCAAGGCAATATGCCGGAAACACGCCGAAAACGGATGGCCATCCTTCTCGACAGGCTGGATAACTTGATTCCCGCATCGGTTTCCGCATCCCTGCTGCATGGTGATTTATGGGGCGGGAACTGGCTGCCCGGTCCGGATGGCGAGCCTTTTTTAATCGATCCTTCTGTGCTTTATGGTGACCGGCTGTTTGAACTCGCTTTTACCGAAGTATTCGGAGGGTTCCCCGATGATTTTTACAAAGCTTATCAGGAATCATCCCCTTTACCGGATTATTATCCCGATGTAAAACCTTTGTACCAGCTCTATTATTTATTGGTTCATCTGAATATGTTCGGGGAAGCATACGGATCATCAGTCGACCGTGTTTTGAGCGAGTACGTTGGATAATGTAAAAAGTTGTATGTGAAAAATTTGCACAAAACGGTTGGCTAATTAATGATTATGCATTAAAATGAATATTGCTGTATTTTTATACTTATCTTATTAGAATTTTATTGAAGAGATAGTTATCATCTCTTCAAGGGAGGACCCTATGAAAAACAAAAATTATACATTGGCTGACCATTTTAAATTTATCATTCCTTCATTGATCGGCATTTTCCTTTTTATGACCCCTATCGCTGTCGATGGCGAGGTGACGATTCCGATTGCCATCCTGTCCAACTGGCTGCAGGATTTATTGGCTGATCAGCTTTCTGCGATTATGACGATCATCATTTCCATTACAGCGATTGCCAGTCTGATAGTGAAACTGGCCGGAAAGCAAGTGCTTAATGGCTATCCTTTTTTTCAGCAGCTATTCCATGTCAGCTGGTTTTGGCTGATAACCCGGATTGCGGCAATGGTTTTCGCCATCATGGTTTATTTCGAATTAGGCCATGAGGCGATTTATTCTGCAGATACCGGCGCTTTTATTCTCGGAGATTTGCTGCATGTGTTATTTAGCGTATTTTTATTTGCCGGCTTGTTCCTGCCGCTTTTATTGAACTATGGACTGCTGGAACTGTTCGGCACGATTCTTTCTAAGGTAATGCGCCCCTTATTCAAACTTCCCGGACGGGCATCTATCGACTCGCTTGCCTCGTGGCTTGGAGACGGAACGATCGGTGTTTTGCTTACGAGCAAGCAATATGAAGAAGGGTACTATACCAAACGGGAAGCTGCGGTTATCGGTACAACCTTCTCGATCGTTTCCATCACCTTTACGCTTGTGGTTATAGCCGAAGTGGGGCTGATGGATATGTTCCTTCCTTTCTATGCAACTGTCCTGTTGGCAGGATTTGTGGCTGCTTTAATTATGCCGCGGATTCCGCCGCTTTCGCGCAAAGCGGATACGTATGCAGACGACAGCAGCCAAATGAAAGACGAAGGGATTCCGGAAGGTCAGAACATCTTTACTTGGGGATACCGGCAGGCGGTCAACCGCGGCGGTCAGGAAACAAGCGTGTTGAAATTTTTTAAACAGGGTGCCCAAAACGCACTGGATATGTGGATGGGTGTTGCTCCTGTTGTCATGGCGTTCGGTCTTGTCGCCTTGATTCTTGCAGAATACACACCGTTTTTCCAATGGCTTGGTGTTCCGTTTATTCCGTTATTGGAAATAATGCAGATCCCAAATGCCACGGAGGCTTCCCAAACGATTTTGGTCGGCTTTGCTGATATGTTCCTGCCTGCGATAATCGGAAGCTCGATCGAGAGCGAGCTTACCAGGTTCGTGATTGCAGCACTTTCCGTCACCCAGTTGGTTTATATGTCTGAAGTCGGGGGACTGCTGCTTGGTTCCAAGGTACCGGTGAAGTTTTATGAGTTGGTGATTATTTTTCTTGAGCGGACCATCATTACCTTGCCGATCATCGTACTGGTAGCCCACCTCATTTTTTAGTTCGTCTTTTCCTCGCTTCCGCATTTCAATTTTCCGCCGGAGCGGGTGCGGTGGTTAAGCAAAGACTCTTTTTCTAATAGCCGTATCACCTATCTCTTTTAGAGAAGTCTTCAAATTTGCCGGATAAAGCACGACCTCCTAAACAATGATGCTATCATTATTCTTTGTAAGGTTCTAACTTGATAAAAAGGATATCTAAAAAAATGACCCAGCCTGTTATGCAGGTTGGGTCATTTATCTATGTCATCACCGCTGCTTGCGGTGGGAGAAAAGCTTTTCCTTCAACAGGGAAGCATTGCCTTCAATAAACGGCTGCCAGATGGTAAGCATTGTTTTGTTGGATAGTACTAGCACGATTGCCATGGAAACGGCCGCAAAACCAATGATATCGACTGGATGGTTGTAGAAAAGCCAGTCTTCCTGGCGGATATATTGAATGAAAAATCCGTGAAGCAAGTAAACATACAACGTCCGCTTCCCAAATTCGGTCCATAATCCAGGCGTCCGCGGTACCCAGGCGAAGATGCTGAAAGTCATAACCAGCGCAGAAGCATAGACGGCCAGTCTAGAAAGTCCACCCGAAGTGGACGCATCCATCGCTGCGTACGACTTGGATCCGAGCAGCCAGTCTGTTGAAAAATCAGGATAGATACTTATAACCAAAACGGCTGCTGTCATGATGATAAGCGACGCCGATTTCACCAGCTTGGTTTTTGCCAGCATCACCTGTTCTTTGGTCAGCCAATAGCCAAGCAGGAAAAATGGAAAAAAGACAAACGTTCTGGATAAACTGAACGAATGGCCGATAGTGTCAAAATAACCAACCATTATTCCCAGCATGACTGCTGCTGCGAGACCTTTGAACATCGGCAGCTTGCTGAATACAATTAATAGCAAGTGCCAACAGAACAAGCTGAATAAGAACCAAAGGGACCAGTGGGGGTAAAAAGGAGCTGCCATCCAGTCCCCTTTTCCGATAAAAAAGTAATAGATGGTATAGAACAATTGGAAAATCATGTACGGTAAAAGCAGTTTTTTCGATAACTTTACGATATACCCCTTACTTCCCGATCCTTTGGCAAAGAATCCCGATAACAGGATAAACGCCGGCATGTGAAATAGATAAATCCAATGATATAAAACATTGATTACTGCTGAATCGGTTTTTAGCGGTTGAATCAAGTGACCGAAAACAACCAGAAAAATCAGCAGGAACTTGGCATTGTCAAAAAAAGCATCCCTCTTCATCGTTCTCATTCCTCCGCGAAAAAAATCATCATACTTTTCTTCCTGTTTAATTAATACCCATTCTAATCATCTTTTCGCATCCTGATGAACGATTTAAAGAGGTTGTTATGGAATTGACATGTAACTTAAACAGCTTGTAAAAAAAATGCAAAGCCTTGCAAAAACTTTACCCTGTTACAGTGGTAACAGGGTGGGGGACTGACCCTTTTATGCATTTTTTTTCATTTTCTTTTTTGGTTTTTTCGGGCTGGTGGTTTTTTTCTTTTCTGCTGGCTGGTCTGGTTTATCGTTTTTGGCTCTATCCAGCGAAGCTTCGAGCGCTTCCATCAAGTTATGGACATTGTCAGGAACTGGCTTATCTTGAGCAGTCGCTGTTTCATCGGCGTTTTTCTTCTCTTCGATTAAATCGAGCAGTGCTGTCCGGTAATTGTCTTTATATTTTTCCGGGTCGAATTCACTTGTTAGCTGATCAATCAACATTTTTGCCGTATCCAGTTCTTTCGGGTCTGCTTTGGCATCTTCAGGGACATTCGGCACTTCTTTCACGTCTCTTACTTCGTCTGGATAATGGATGGTTTCCACGACCAGTGTATTTTCGTACACTCTGATGGCAGCCAATTGCTCTTTAGAGCGGATCACCATCTTGGCTACCCCTATTTTCCCGCTGTCAGCCAAGGCTTGTCTTAGGAGGGTGTACGCTTTTCCTCCCCCTTCATTAGGCGATAAATAATAGCTTTTTTCAAAGTAAATCGGATCGATTTCCTCCAGTTGTACGAAATCAACGATTTCCACGGCTTTATCCGTGTGCTCTTCCTGCAGTTCAGCCATCTCCTCGTCGGTCAGCACAACAAATTTGTTTTTCGCATATTCGAAGGCCTTGACGATCTCTTCGGATTCCACTTCTCTTTCACATACCGGACAGACCTTTTGGTATTTAATCGGTGATTGACACTCCTTATGCAGTTGCCGCAATTTAACATCTTTGTTTTCCGTTGCGGCATGGAGCTTCACCGGAATATTGACCAGTCCGAAGCTGATTGTCCCTTTCCACATCGTGTGCATGATTATCCTCCTTTCTTGCTTGCTTATGCTTATTTTGTCGAAATCGCCAGGATTTATGACTAACACCTATGCAAAAAGAAAAGACTATTTATGATAACGATCACTGGATAAAGGAAGATTACAACGATGAAACTGATGCAGCCAATTGCCAACGAATCAATACCAAAAGGGAAAGAATGGGTGTTTGAAACAAAATACGATGGGTTCAGAGCGGTTCTCTACTGGAAAAAGGACAGCATCAAATTGATTAGCCGTAATGGTAAGGACTTAAGCAAGAACTTTCCAGAGATTCTTGCATTTTGCCGAAAAGAGCAGCAACGGGTGGAAGAACTGCTTCCGTTAACGCTGGACGGGGAAATCGTCATCCTTAATACACCCTACCAGGCCAACTTTCCGCTGATCCAACAGCGCGGGCGCTTTAAAACAGAAACCACGATTGCAAAAGCAGCCAAAGTACGTCCAGCCCACTTCCTTTGTTTTGATTTGCTGTTACTGGAAGAGAAAGATTTATGTGCCTTAACTTACCTGGAACGCAAAGAAAAATTGGCTGATTTATTTAATCAGCTGGAAGTCAGGCGGCCGGTTGATTGGGCCAAACGGCTTGGCTACATAGAAAGTTTTGATAACTGGAAAAAACTGTGGATAAAGATCACAGAGCATCGAGGAGAAGGCATGGTCGGGAAACGGCGTGAAAGTCGTTATGTTCCCGGAAAAACTCACCGCGATTGGCTTAAAGTGAAAAATTGGCGGGTTATCAGCTGCATCATCACTGGTTACTCGCTTTCCAATGGCTATTTTGATGCAGCTGTTTATCGTGATGAAGCACTCGTTTCGATTGGAAAATTCAAGCACGGATTAGAGGGAGAACCACTGGCTATGCTGAAAAAATTGGCCGATTCTAAAGGGGAAAAGACAGGGAATGAAGTCAAGCTACCACCAGCGATTTGTGTGGATATCCATTGCCTGGATATTCAGGACGGTGAACTTCGTGAACCGGTTTTTCGTGGCTTCCGGATTGATTTACAGCCCGAGCAGTGTACCTGGCAACGGGCTAAACAAGGACTGGCTATGCTGCCTTCAAGCATTGACTTGAGCAATCAGGAAAAGCCATTTTATCCGAAAAAAAAGCTAGCGAAAGGGGACTTGGTTCATTATCTTCGGAAAATTTCCCCTTATATGCTTCCGTTTCTGAAAAACAGGGCGCTCACGGTCATTCGCTGCCCTGAAGGAGTGGATGGGGATTCCTTCTTTCAGAAGCATTTACCAGATTATGCACCGGATTTTCTGGCTGGAGACAAAAGCGGCGAAGACACCCTGCTCCACTGCAGCTCATCCGAAGCACTAGTCTGGCTTGGCAATCATGGCGCCATGGAATATCACGTCCCTTTTCAATATATGGGAGGGACTGACCCCATTGAAATCGTATTTGATTTAGATCCGCCTTCGATTAGTGAGTTCCGTCTTGCCGTCTGTGCGGCACAGTTGTTGAAAAAGATGCTTGATCAGCTGCTGCTGAAATCGTTTGTAAAGACTTCGGGAAATAAAGGAATACAAGTTTACATACCCATCCCGGAAAACAGTCTTTCCTACAACGATACAGCGACTTTTACGCAAGCATTGGCAATGCTTTTGGTCAAA
Encoded proteins:
- a CDS encoding DNA ligase D, whose translation is MKLMQPIANESIPKGKEWVFETKYDGFRAVLYWKKDSIKLISRNGKDLSKNFPEILAFCRKEQQRVEELLPLTLDGEIVILNTPYQANFPLIQQRGRFKTETTIAKAAKVRPAHFLCFDLLLLEEKDLCALTYLERKEKLADLFNQLEVRRPVDWAKRLGYIESFDNWKKLWIKITEHRGEGMVGKRRESRYVPGKTHRDWLKVKNWRVISCIITGYSLSNGYFDAAVYRDEALVSIGKFKHGLEGEPLAMLKKLADSKGEKTGNEVKLPPAICVDIHCLDIQDGELREPVFRGFRIDLQPEQCTWQRAKQGLAMLPSSIDLSNQEKPFYPKKKLAKGDLVHYLRKISPYMLPFLKNRALTVIRCPEGVDGDSFFQKHLPDYAPDFLAGDKSGEDTLLHCSSSEALVWLGNHGAMEYHVPFQYMGGTDPIEIVFDLDPPSISEFRLAVCAAQLLKKMLDQLLLKSFVKTSGNKGIQVYIPIPENSLSYNDTATFTQALAMLLVKQHDDLFTTERLKKNRGNKLYVDYVQHGRDKTLIAPYSPRKNDAATVSAPLFWEEITERLSPDQFTLENTVQRVQEKGCPFAGYNQARDSQNLEQLKQFISKSN
- a CDS encoding fructosamine kinase family protein gives rise to the protein MEQLIKEKLAAIGDSSTVNTIRQVGGGDINQAYYVRTQEREYFIKGNNNIPPHFFRVEAKGLRSIKETNTVAVPEVLDYDEPEKGKTGLLVMDWIAGNPSRKTTEQLGRKVAAMHQHQNSQHGFSEDTFIGTLPQPNGLYDNWLTYYREQRLEPQFHTAVSQGNMPETRRKRMAILLDRLDNLIPASVSASLLHGDLWGGNWLPGPDGEPFLIDPSVLYGDRLFELAFTEVFGGFPDDFYKAYQESSPLPDYYPDVKPLYQLYYLLVHLNMFGEAYGSSVDRVLSEYVG
- the ku gene encoding non-homologous end joining protein Ku — its product is MHTMWKGTISFGLVNIPVKLHAATENKDVKLRQLHKECQSPIKYQKVCPVCEREVESEEIVKAFEYAKNKFVVLTDEEMAELQEEHTDKAVEIVDFVQLEEIDPIYFEKSYYLSPNEGGGKAYTLLRQALADSGKIGVAKMVIRSKEQLAAIRVYENTLVVETIHYPDEVRDVKEVPNVPEDAKADPKELDTAKMLIDQLTSEFDPEKYKDNYRTALLDLIEEKKNADETATAQDKPVPDNVHNLMEALEASLDRAKNDKPDQPAEKKKTTSPKKPKKKMKKNA
- a CDS encoding YjiH family protein → MKNKNYTLADHFKFIIPSLIGIFLFMTPIAVDGEVTIPIAILSNWLQDLLADQLSAIMTIIISITAIASLIVKLAGKQVLNGYPFFQQLFHVSWFWLITRIAAMVFAIMVYFELGHEAIYSADTGAFILGDLLHVLFSVFLFAGLFLPLLLNYGLLELFGTILSKVMRPLFKLPGRASIDSLASWLGDGTIGVLLTSKQYEEGYYTKREAAVIGTTFSIVSITFTLVVIAEVGLMDMFLPFYATVLLAGFVAALIMPRIPPLSRKADTYADDSSQMKDEGIPEGQNIFTWGYRQAVNRGGQETSVLKFFKQGAQNALDMWMGVAPVVMAFGLVALILAEYTPFFQWLGVPFIPLLEIMQIPNATEASQTILVGFADMFLPAIIGSSIESELTRFVIAALSVTQLVYMSEVGGLLLGSKVPVKFYELVIIFLERTIITLPIIVLVAHLIF
- a CDS encoding acyltransferase family protein, with amino-acid sequence MKRDAFFDNAKFLLIFLVVFGHLIQPLKTDSAVINVLYHWIYLFHMPAFILLSGFFAKGSGSKGYIVKLSKKLLLPYMIFQLFYTIYYFFIGKGDWMAAPFYPHWSLWFLFSLFCWHLLLIVFSKLPMFKGLAAAVMLGIMVGYFDTIGHSFSLSRTFVFFPFFLLGYWLTKEQVMLAKTKLVKSASLIIMTAAVLVISIYPDFSTDWLLGSKSYAAMDASTSGGLSRLAVYASALVMTFSIFAWVPRTPGLWTEFGKRTLYVYLLHGFFIQYIRQEDWLFYNHPVDIIGFAAVSMAIVLVLSNKTMLTIWQPFIEGNASLLKEKLFSHRKQR